The Clostridium beijerinckii genomic sequence GTAAAAACTGCAGGAGCGCAATTAGGAGATGACATAATAGTAACTAAAACATTAGGGTTAGAGGGCACATATATCTTAATAAATGACCATAAAGCAAGAATCGAGAAAATTTTATCAAAAGAAGAGATAGAATTTGGAAGTAATTTAATCAATAAGCTAAGTGTTCTTAGAGAAGGAAAAATAGGCGGAGAATTTGGCGTTAATTCAATGCATGATATAACAGAAGGAGGACTACTTGGAGGACTTTTTGAGGTTGCTATGGCATCAAATAAAGGCTTTAAAATATTTAAAGAGAAAATACCAATGTTGGATATAACTAAAAAGGTTTGCGAAGAATTCAAAATAGATCCACTTAGGCTCATATCATCTGGGAGTATGCTTATTACTACTAAAAATGGTGGAGGGCTTATAAAACTTCTAAATGAAAGTGGAATTGAGGCTAGTATAATAGGAAAGATATGTGAGAGTGGAGCATTATTAATAGATGATGATATTGAAATAGAGGTTGAAGCACCTAAAAGAGATGAATTATTTAATATATAGTAAGAATGCTAAAAGATTAATGTGTTTCAAGTAAATTAGTTGGAATCATATAAAGGTTATTTAGGAATATATAGTGTTAATTAGGTTACTTAAAAATGAAAAAGTGATAATATTATTAGTGATAGAAAAGCAAAAGAACCAGTGGGTTTAAAGCACTTTATAGAGTAATTATGAAATTTGAAATTTTTATTGTAAATGAGCAAAAGGAGATATATAATGAAAAAATTAATATTAGCTAGTAATAATAAGAAAAAGATTAAAGAAATGAAAGAAATATTAAAAGAGATAGATATAGAAGTTAGATCATTGGAAGATGAGCGTATAAACATAGATGTAGTTGAAGATGGAAAAACATTTGAAGAGAATGCAAAAAAGAAAGCAAAGGAAATATATGAATATCTGGTGGAAAGAAAAGATAGTAATTTTATTGTATTAGCAGATGATTCGGGATTAGAAGTAAATTACTTAAATGGGGAGCCTGGAATTTATTCTGCTAGATATGCAGGGGAACATGGAAATGATTCAAAAAATAATGAAAAGCTTTTAAACAAGTTAAAAGGAGTTTTAAAAAGCAATAGAGGAGCTAAGTTTATTTGTCAATTAGCTATGTTCACAGATAAGGGGGAGTATTTTAAAGTTACAGGTGAAGTAGAAGGATATATTATAGAAGAACTACATGGAGATGGGGGATTTGGATATGATCCATTATTTTTCTACGAGCCATTAGATAAAACTTTTGCAGAGTTAACTTCAGAGGAGAAAAATGAAATAAGTCACAGAGGAAAGGCATTAAAGGAATTAAAAAAGGTAATTAATAAATTAATTTATTAGAAAGTTATTCCAGGTAAATAGGCTCTTTACTATATAAGAGTTAAATAAATAATAATGCAGGAGGAGAAATTAAATTATGTTAATTGCAGTTGTAAGTGATACACATAGGATGACTAAATATATTAATTTGGCTAAGAGGCTAATAAAGGATGCTGATATTTTGATACATTTAGGAGATAACATTGATGATGCAGAATTATTGGAAAATACTTTTAAAGGAAAAGTATATGCTGTTGCAGGTAATTGCGATTATTCAACTAAGTATCCAAAGGAATCTGTTATAGAAGTGAATGGAAAAAAGATATTTTTTACACATGGTGACCTATATGGGGTAAAGAGTTCTATGAATAATATCTATTATAGGGGAAGAGAATTAAATGCTGACATTGTGTTATTCGGTCATACACATCAGCAATTAGTAGAGAAAGAAGATGATATGATATTAATGAATCCAGGAAGTATATCATTACCTAAATTTAAAGGGAGATGTATAGGTTTTATAAACATCGATAATAATGGGGAAGTAGATGCATATTTAAAAGAAATTAGGGAATAATGATTAAATATTTAAATTTATTATGAAAAATTATAAAAAAGGTATTGACGAAACAGATTTGATATTGTAGAATAATCATTGTCGCTGAGAGATGAGTGACAAGTTGAAAAACTAGTTAAGATTCTCGGGGTGTGGCGCAGATGGGAGCGCGCGTGGTTTGGGACCATGAGGTCGCAGGTTCAATCCCTGTCACCCCGACCATTTAAAGATTAATATTTGCGGGTATCGTATATCGGTAATACTCCAGCCTTCCAAGCTGGAAAGGTGGGTTCGATTCCCACTACCCGCTCCATTAAAAATTATGATATTAATCAAAGTGGTTAAAAAAAGCCTTGACAAAGTTTGAAGGAACATGTAAAATAAAAAACGTTCCGAAGAAAAAGTTCTTGACAAGATTGCTTGAATAGAGTAAAATGAAAAAGTCTGAAAAGCAATTAAATATGCGTTTTTAGCTCAGCTGGATAGAGCAACGCCCTTCTAAGGCGTGGGCCAGGGGTTCGAATCCCTTAAAACGCACCATTAAATCGGGGTGTGGCGCAGATGGGAGCGCGCGTGGTTTGGGACCATGAGGTCGCAGGTTCAATCCCTGTCACCCCGACCATTTAAAAAATAAATATGCGGGTATCGTATATCGGTAATACTCCAGCCTTCCAAGCTGGAAAGGTGGGTTCGATTCCCACTACCCGCTCCATACAAATTTAATATTTGTAACATAATAAAAGATATGCGTTTTTAGCTCAGCTGGATAGAGCAACGCCCTTCTAAGGCGTGGGCCAGGGGTTCGAATCCCTTAAAACGCACCATTATGGTGAACGTAGTTCAGTTGGTAGAGCGCCAGTTTGTGGCACTGGTTGTCGTGGGTTCGAGTCCCATCGTTCACCCCATACAGGGATATCGCCAAGCGGTAAGGCAATGGACTTTGACTCCATTATTCGTAGGTTCAAATCCTGCTATCCCTGCCATTATTTTGGTTCACTAGCTCAGTCGGTAGAGCACATGACTTTTAATCATGGTGTCCCGGGTTCGATTCCCGGGTGAGCCACCAAATTCATAAAAATTTATGCAGGTGTGGCGGAATTGGCAGACGCACTAGACTTAGGATCTAGCGCCTAACGGTGTAAGAGTTCGACTCTCTTCATCTGCACCAAATGAGCGGAAATGACTCAACGGTAGAGTGCCACCTTGCCAAGGTGGAGGCTGCGGGTTCGAATCCCGTTTTCCGCTCCATTTATATAAGAATAAATGAATATGCGGGTATCGTATATCGGTAATACTCCAGCCTTCCAAGCTGGAAAGGTGGGTTCGATTCCCACTACCCGCTCCAATTATGCGTGATTAGCTCAGTTGGTAGAGCACCTGACTCTTAATCAGGGTGTCCAGGGTTCGAATCCCTGATGACGCACCAATAGTAAACTTATTATTTACTTAAAAATTTGGGATAACATGTAGTTCATTCCATTACAGGGATATCGCCAAGCGGTAAGGCAATGGACTTTGACTCCATTATTCGTAGGTTCAAATCCTGCTATCC encodes the following:
- a CDS encoding AIR synthase family protein, whose translation is MKEGKLDFEDLRNIILNNKTIKRKEVKIRNDVGEDCSIIDFGEYEGIFSTDPITGASENVGKLAVHINCNDIASAGGEPIGILVTILAPTSSTLQEINEIMKEINEEAAKINVEIIGGHTEVTSAVNKMVISVTVIGKNLKGKSVKTAGAQLGDDIIVTKTLGLEGTYILINDHKARIEKILSKEEIEFGSNLINKLSVLREGKIGGEFGVNSMHDITEGGLLGGLFEVAMASNKGFKIFKEKIPMLDITKKVCEEFKIDPLRLISSGSMLITTKNGGGLIKLLNESGIEASIIGKICESGALLIDDDIEIEVEAPKRDELFNI
- a CDS encoding XTP/dITP diphosphatase, giving the protein MKKLILASNNKKKIKEMKEILKEIDIEVRSLEDERINIDVVEDGKTFEENAKKKAKEIYEYLVERKDSNFIVLADDSGLEVNYLNGEPGIYSARYAGEHGNDSKNNEKLLNKLKGVLKSNRGAKFICQLAMFTDKGEYFKVTGEVEGYIIEELHGDGGFGYDPLFFYEPLDKTFAELTSEEKNEISHRGKALKELKKVINKLIY
- a CDS encoding metallophosphoesterase; the encoded protein is MLIAVVSDTHRMTKYINLAKRLIKDADILIHLGDNIDDAELLENTFKGKVYAVAGNCDYSTKYPKESVIEVNGKKIFFTHGDLYGVKSSMNNIYYRGRELNADIVLFGHTHQQLVEKEDDMILMNPGSISLPKFKGRCIGFINIDNNGEVDAYLKEIRE